The sequence TCTCATTCTTTGTTTAGCCTAGATCCATCCTAAAATGACTTCATTTCATGCTGATTCGCCCTTTATTGTATCAGTGTTTACTTGGCAATAAACCCAGACATGTATAGGCCTCCATGGTGACAGCACTCCAAAAATTACCTTATTCATCACTGTCTGAGAGATGTATGACTGCATATCAGTGGTAACCTAAAACAATTTGAGTCTCTAACCATAAAAGTAAATGAATGCAGGCATCTGGTTAACAACTTGTTTTTCATCATAAACATCCTActcaaaattacattaaagcgatagttcacatttaaaaaaaaaaaagaacattctatcataatttactcacccccatgtcgtttcaaacctgtatgcatttcctTATTCTgtggcacacaaaaaaaagataatatgaaatttttttttttttttgtctatacaATAAAAGTATACGGGGTCAAAAATTTGGCTCCTATTGACTTtaattgtatggacaaaaacaattaaaacatccttcaaaatatctttgtgttctGCAGACTTACAGGTTTGTAAAGacagggtaagtaaatgatgacagaactttcattttggggtgaattatccctttgataccataaaatcaatcaaatatATGTTGGCAAGAAGAAACTATGGTCACAAACACATGATATCAAACACAATCATGAAGACAATAGCAAAACACTAACCTGGGAAGGAATGTGGATAGGGGGACCCTCTCTTCAGGCACTTGGAACACAGGACATGCACAGAGTAGTGAAGGCCAGGCCATTCCTGCAGAAGAACATTTAACTCTTCCACTAGGGGAATAATGGCTTGCCAAGCTGTCCAGATATTTGGCAAGGATGCATGGCTGGAAATGGAGAGGATCTCAGGCTGCAATCTGCTCCGAGAGGGCCGGTAACTCACCGTCACAGGCACTTTACCTCGATAGGCAAAGATGTGATGCTTTCCATCTGACCGTTGCACAACGTGGCTGTTGATTTGCACACTATACCGTGCAAAAAGTCCAAGAGGGGTGAGGAAAGGAAATCTGTATTCAATCTGCAGCTGCTCGACCGAGAAGAACTGACCAGGGATCGAAGAGCCACCACTGGCCGAGGCCTCAAGATGGGGCTCCTCGCTGCTGACTTGACTGGGAAACTTATACCAGACGGTGGCCCCATTAAGCGGCTTGCTGCGAGGTTTGTTGACACAGTAGCAGACGCCCATCTTTTCCAGCAGTTCCATGATCAAGTGCAAGTCCTGCTGTGTCTGTACCAGAGGTTTAAGCAGCAAGCGAATCACATTTGATGGCAACAGGCCATGCAACAGAAAACCCTCCACGTGACCATGCATCTGCGTAGACCTGGTGTTATCTCCATCATCTCCCTCATCCTGTAGTTTCTCAAGCATTGCAGCAAGGTCCCTCTGGAAAAACACATTCAAGATGGCGATAAACCGGGGTAGATTGTGGAAGACGTATTCCTTTAATGTCATGCTGTCTTCAAAGTACAAAAGTTTACCGCTCTCGTGTAGGTAAGAGAGTGCGCTTTGCAGACGATCCTCAGTCAGCCCAGCCTGAAGGCCCAATCGGGCCGAATCCCACCAGGAAAGCCATAAATCCTGTGGCTTAAAATGCAGTTCCTCAAGCATCTGCCATGACTTTGGCAGGACTCTGTGAAGATTGGGGAAAATCTCCCTGTGATCGGCGACAGACATGAGCTTCTCTTTCAAATGCTGGATGTTTCTTTGTGCTGCCACGCAGCTGACACATATCACCGGAGAAAGGATTTGTAGTCGATTGTTGAGCATATATTGCAACTGGGACTTTTTACGTCTCAGGTTTTTATCTGTGACCCCGTAAAAGAGAACATGGGGGCTTGAAGTCCGAACATCGTAACCTTGCTCAAGGGCTTCGTCAACCTGCAGGGCAAGCACATGTAAGCATTCAGTGTCCGTTTTTTCCTGGAGCGAAATCTGTCTGTGAATATCCAGGCACTTTTCTTCAACCTCGACCTCTTCACACAAGTCACTGTGGGTCCCTACGATGCACACAACTGCATGTGGCACCTTGGCACTGAGAAGGTGGAGGAAACTGCCAACATGGGAGTAGAAGCTCTTTGATGTATATAATTTCAGATTCACAACCAAAACATAAAGAGCTccgggagagaggaaaaagggTTTGATAAGATCATAGTTCTGCTTACCGGATAAATCATATACAATGAACGTAAGACTGCGTTCCTCATCTGCTACCCAGTTCGTCACATCAATACCTCTACATCCAATCGCCATCTTGGCGTCTGATGGTTTGTTGATGATGCACTGCCTGAGTGTGGTTTTCCCTGCATTTCTCTGGCCCATCAAAACCAGTTTAAGTCTTGGTTTTATGGCAGGTTGGGAGTGTGCAAGCTCCTTCTGATAGGCAGCTATGTAGGGGATCCCCTTCATGCACACTTCATAAGGAGGCTGAATGAGAGGATTATCCTTCACCTTCCAAATGTTGACTTTGGCAAGTTTTCCAAAATTGTCTGGGAGTATGGCGATTTGGTTACCCTGTAAAACCAGCTCCTCCAATTTCCCAAGTTCTACAATAGAGTCTGGGAGAAAAGTTATGCTATTATTGTCCAACCACAAATTAGCAAGATTGCACAGCTGTCCTACCTCCTCAGGGAGGAACGTCAGTTTATTCCGGCTTAAATACAACTCCTCCAAACTGGAGAGTTTGATTATAACCTGAGGAAAATCTTCAAATAAATTTGAGGAGAGATTGAGCATTTTCAGCTTCTGCAGTTTCCCAAATGATTGTGGCAGATTTGTGAGAAAATTATTATCGAGCATCAGGCTCTCCAAGTTCTGCAGCTCACAAAATGTTTCAGGCAAGGACGAGAGTTGGGTGCTGCTGagccaaaatattttaatggatTGGAGCATCATGATGTTACCTGGAAGACCCTCTAGTTTATTCCCAGAGCAGTCTAGCTCCTCCAAATCACAGAGGGCAAGAATTTCAGAGGGGAAACGCTGCAGCTTGTTATGATCCACATCAAGTGTTCGGAGCTTCCTAAGCTGTGAAAAGGACCTTGGGAAATCATGCAGCTCATTGAAGCTGATGTCAAGCTCCTCAAGACTTTGCAAAGTCCCAATCTGAGATGGCAGGTATTGGATTTTGTTATGACTGATACACAACTTTTTAAGCCCCTTGAGAAGATCAATATCTTCTGAAAAGTGGTTCAAGCAGTTGTGACTGATGTCTAACTCAACCAGCTGACTAAGCTGAAATACTTCAGTTGGAACAGTGGCAAACTTGTTCCTGCGAAGGACTAG comes from Chanodichthys erythropterus isolate Z2021 chromosome 22, ASM2448905v1, whole genome shotgun sequence and encodes:
- the mfhas1 gene encoding malignant fibrous histiocytoma-amplified sequence 1 homolog isoform X2: MAEENNLKTARLWRDAALRSRKLRSNLRQLTLSTKNSQKITLPEDIKEIEVLNLGNNSLQELPEGLGSTLTRLRILVLRRNKFATVPTEVFQLSQLVELDISHNCLNHFSEDIDLLKGLKKLCISHNKIQYLPSQIGTLQSLEELDISFNELHDFPRSFSQLRKLRTLDVDHNKLQRFPSEILALCDLEELDCSGNKLEGLPGNIMMLQSIKIFWLSSTQLSSLPETFCELQNLESLMLDNNFLTNLPQSFGKLQKLKMLNLSSNLFEDFPQVIIKLSSLEELYLSRNKLTFLPEEVGQLCNLANLWLDNNSITFLPDSIVELGKLEELVLQGNQIAILPDNFGKLAKVNIWKVKDNPLIQPPYEVCMKGIPYIAAYQKELAHSQPAIKPRLKLVLMGQRNAGKTTLRQCIINKPSDAKMAIGCRGIDVTNWVADEERSLTFIVYDLSGKQNYDLIKPFFLSPGALYVLVVNLKLYTSKSFYSHVGSFLHLLSAKVPHAVVCIVGTHSDLCEEVEVEEKCLDIHRQISLQEKTDTECLHVLALQVDEALEQGYDVRTSSPHVLFYGVTDKNLRRKKSQLQYMLNNRLQILSPVICVSCVAAQRNIQHLKEKLMSVADHREIFPNLHRVLPKSWQMLEELHFKPQDLWLSWWDSARLGLQAGLTEDRLQSALSYLHESGKLLYFEDSMTLKEYVFHNLPRFIAILNVFFQRDLAAMLEKLQDEGDDGDNTRSTQMHGHVEGFLLHGLLPSNVIRLLLKPLVQTQQDLHLIMELLEKMGVCYCVNKPRSKPLNGATVWYKFPSQVSSEEPHLEASASGGSSIPGQFFSVEQLQIEYRFPFLTPLGLFARYSVQINSHVVQRSDGKHHIFAYRGKVPVTVSYRPSRSRLQPEILSISSHASLPNIWTAWQAIIPLVEELNVLLQEWPGLHYSVHVLCSKCLKRGSPYPHSFPE
- the mfhas1 gene encoding malignant fibrous histiocytoma-amplified sequence 1 homolog isoform X1 — encoded protein: MAEENNLKTARLWRDAALRSRKLRSNLRQLTLSTKNSQKITLPEDIKEIEVLNLGNNSLQELPEGLGSTLTRLRILVLRRNKFATVPTEVFQLSQLVELDISHNCLNHFSEDIDLLKGLKKLCISHNKIQYLPSQIGTLQSLEELDISFNELHDFPRSFSQLRKLRTLDVDHNKLQRFPSEILALCDLEELDCSGNKLEGLPGNIMMLQSIKIFWLSSTQLSSLPETFCELQNLESLMLDNNFLTNLPQSFGKLQKLKMLNLSSNLFEDFPQVIIKLSSLEELYLSRNKLTFLPEEVGQLCNLANLWLDNNSITFLPDSIVELGKLEELVLQGNQIAILPDNFGKLAKVNIWKVKDNPLIQPPYEVCMKGIPYIAAYQKELAHSQPAIKPRLKLVLMGQRNAGKTTLRQCIINKPSDAKMAIGCRGIDVTNWVADEERSLTFIVYDLSGKQNYDLIKPFFLSPGALYVLVVNLKLYTSKSFYSHVGSFLHLLSAKVPHAVVCIVGTHSDLCEEVEVEEKCLDIHRQISLQEKTDTECLHVLALQVDEALEQGYDVRTSSPHVLFYGVTDKNLRRKKSQLQYMLNNRLQILSPVICVSCVAAQRNIQHLKEKLMSVADHREIFPNLHRVLPKSWQMLEELHFKPQDLWLSWWDSARLGLQAGLTEDRLQSALSYLHESGKLLYFEDSMTLKEYVFHNLPRFIAILNVFFQRDLAAMLEKLQDEGDDGDNTRSTQMHGHVEGFLLHGLLPSNVIRLLLKPLVQTQQDLHLIMELLEKMGVCYCVNKPRSKPLNGATVWYKFPSQVSSEEPHLEASASGGSSIPGQFFSVEQLQIEYRFPFLTPLGLFARYSVQINSHVVQRSDGKHHIFAYRGKVPVTVSYRPSRSRLQPEILSISSHASLPNIWTAWQAIIPLVEELNVLLQEWPGLHYSVHVLCSKCLKRGSPYPHSFPGDLLSQPRPEGLTEIICPKNGSERVNVALVYPPTPTVVSPSHK